A region from the Clostridia bacterium genome encodes:
- the rimP gene encoding ribosome maturation factor RimP: protein MDRGQAEARANRIAELEAARLGLTVVDTEFVRDSGYWYLRVYIEKPGGVAIDDCSALSEAVGAELDRQDFIPQSYILEVSSSGEKPLRRDEEYDEFKGRWALITTYAEINGCKSFEGRLMGTSDGSVLIEVDGTTVRIPRSKIAAARLAAPLREVNGDESE, encoded by the coding sequence ATGGATCGTGGGCAGGCGGAGGCCCGGGCCAATCGCATAGCGGAGTTGGAGGCTGCCCGCCTCGGGCTCACAGTAGTCGATACTGAGTTCGTGCGTGACTCGGGGTACTGGTACCTGCGCGTGTACATCGAGAAGCCGGGGGGCGTGGCCATCGACGACTGCTCAGCTCTGTCGGAAGCGGTAGGAGCTGAGTTGGATCGGCAGGATTTCATCCCCCAGAGCTACATTCTGGAGGTGTCGTCCTCGGGAGAGAAGCCACTCAGGCGTGACGAGGAATACGATGAGTTCAAAGGCCGCTGGGCTCTCATCACGACATATGCCGAGATCAATGGGTGCAAGAGCTTTGAGGGGCGCCTGATGGGCACTTCGGACGGCTCCGTGCTGATTGAGGTCGATGGGACGACAGTTCGAATACCCCGCAGCAAGATCGCTGCCGCGAGGCTGGCGGCGCCGCTCAGGGAGGTTAACGGCGATGAGTCAGAATGA
- a CDS encoding YlxR family protein, whose translation MPKVRKLPQRTCVGCGRVADKRDLVRVVRTPEGQVVIDPTGKKSGRGAYVCREGECVAKAVRGGRLSRALGTDIPEEVIETLRDQLQAARLPSQ comes from the coding sequence GTGCCTAAGGTCAGGAAGTTGCCTCAGCGAACATGCGTCGGCTGCGGGCGAGTGGCCGACAAACGCGACCTGGTTCGCGTCGTGAGAACGCCAGAGGGTCAGGTGGTCATCGACCCGACAGGCAAGAAGTCTGGGCGCGGCGCTTATGTGTGCAGAGAAGGGGAATGCGTGGCCAAGGCTGTGCGCGGCGGGAGGCTTTCCCGGGCCTTGGGGACAGATATACCTGAAGAGGTAATCGAGACGCTCCGAGACCAGCTGCAAGCGGCTCGGCTTCCTTCGCAATAA
- the infB gene encoding translation initiation factor IF-2: protein MAKVRVFELAKDLNMPSKDLVTLLNELGVKAKNHMSAIDENAARYVMRKYGPDAVKGEAKASAPAGAPVVAPTPIQPGQLAPVVSECTPAAGSAPAQTPTPTPIDMQLQSQGQRAPYSEAAPVATGTGAGTGHPVQPGIQQPFNPQHRIGPSQQRPAPYPQQTQGPRSGDFGPRPDGRQFPQSQGRPMQGPRSGRPLPGAPAGGQAGQVSQVQRPLDPSYPFIPARQGPRPFPQGGAPRPPRPVGQPVQPGQAWQQGPSYSSGQARPMGPSGGPRPMGGPGAGMARPYGPRPTGSAGAGARRGPGLSVPPPPQTATPAPPSRGAKGKSQWTGRGRRGELGEEGSDRPSARADKRGRKKAPTSAPLDDARLIGRRIVSGEMDIDSEDEVGIKRSVRRREKAAKVKRVEIGSAIAVRDLAAKLEIPASEVVSRLIRLGVMVNINQEIEGEVAQILATDLGFEAELTSEREEREVAIAQVEDSEESLKPRPPVVTIMGHVDHGKTSLLDAIRETNVTATEAGGITQHIGAYQVELRGRKITFLDTPGHEAFTAMRARGAQVTDVAVLVVAADDGVMPQTIEAVNHARDAKVPIVVAINKIDRPGAQPERVQRQLAEIGLVSEEWGGDTVMAPVSALRRQGIEDLLEMILLVADMRDIKANPDRPAWGTVVEARIDRGRGPVATVLIQKGTLKVGDNCLVGETFGRVRAMADYIGQSVEVATPSMPVEVLGLSEVPEAGDVFQVVTDEREAKQVAERRADRRRQSVMKDTKKVSLEDLFSQIKEGEVKELRVVIKADVQGSVEAVRQALEKLSTSEVRVNVIHGGVGAVSEWDVMLASASNAIVIGFNVRPDGAAANSAEIEQVDVRLYRVIYDAIDDVKKAMEGLLEPEFREVVYGHAEVRETFKVPKVGVVAGCYITDGKVTRSARVRLIRDGVVAFEGKIASLKRFKDDAREVAAGFECGIGIENWNDIREKDIIEAFGKEEVKREL, encoded by the coding sequence ATGGCAAAAGTGAGAGTATTCGAATTGGCCAAGGACCTCAATATGCCGAGCAAGGATCTGGTTACACTATTAAATGAGTTGGGTGTGAAGGCGAAGAATCATATGAGCGCAATTGATGAAAACGCAGCAAGATATGTGATGCGGAAGTACGGACCTGATGCAGTCAAGGGAGAAGCCAAGGCGTCAGCTCCTGCAGGGGCACCGGTTGTCGCACCGACGCCTATCCAGCCGGGTCAGCTGGCGCCGGTCGTCTCAGAATGCACGCCAGCAGCAGGTTCGGCGCCTGCGCAAACGCCAACGCCCACTCCCATAGACATGCAGCTGCAATCGCAGGGGCAGCGGGCGCCGTACTCCGAAGCAGCTCCGGTCGCAACAGGGACAGGCGCGGGAACTGGGCATCCTGTTCAGCCTGGGATTCAACAGCCATTCAATCCGCAGCATAGGATCGGACCTTCTCAGCAGAGGCCCGCACCATATCCTCAGCAGACCCAGGGTCCGCGGTCGGGCGATTTTGGGCCGAGGCCTGATGGCAGGCAGTTCCCGCAATCTCAGGGGAGGCCGATGCAGGGCCCTAGGTCAGGCAGGCCGTTGCCGGGAGCGCCCGCTGGCGGGCAGGCCGGTCAGGTAAGCCAGGTCCAGCGCCCGCTGGATCCGTCTTATCCCTTCATACCCGCTCGTCAAGGCCCGAGGCCGTTCCCTCAGGGTGGAGCGCCGAGGCCGCCCAGGCCAGTTGGCCAACCAGTCCAACCTGGCCAGGCATGGCAGCAGGGTCCTTCATATTCATCAGGGCAGGCGCGGCCGATGGGCCCTTCGGGTGGACCCCGTCCCATGGGCGGGCCCGGCGCCGGAATGGCCCGGCCGTATGGCCCACGCCCTACTGGATCAGCTGGCGCTGGCGCTAGGCGCGGTCCCGGCCTCTCAGTGCCTCCTCCACCTCAGACGGCGACTCCGGCGCCTCCGAGCCGCGGGGCCAAGGGAAAGTCGCAGTGGACTGGGCGAGGAAGGCGCGGGGAACTAGGTGAAGAGGGATCGGATCGTCCTAGCGCTCGCGCGGATAAGCGAGGGCGTAAGAAGGCGCCCACGTCTGCGCCTCTCGATGATGCACGACTCATCGGACGCCGTATCGTGTCCGGTGAGATGGATATCGATAGCGAAGACGAGGTAGGCATCAAGCGCTCCGTCCGCAGACGCGAAAAGGCGGCCAAGGTCAAACGAGTGGAGATAGGGTCCGCCATAGCGGTGCGTGATCTCGCCGCGAAGCTGGAGATTCCCGCCTCGGAGGTGGTTTCGAGGCTGATTCGGCTTGGCGTGATGGTCAACATCAATCAGGAGATTGAAGGGGAAGTTGCGCAGATACTCGCAACTGATCTGGGTTTTGAAGCAGAGCTCACGTCAGAGCGGGAGGAACGCGAAGTCGCAATTGCTCAGGTGGAGGATTCCGAGGAGAGCCTCAAGCCGAGGCCTCCGGTGGTCACCATCATGGGTCACGTTGACCATGGCAAGACTTCTCTCCTAGATGCAATCAGAGAGACCAACGTGACTGCTACAGAGGCTGGAGGCATTACGCAGCACATAGGCGCCTACCAGGTTGAACTGCGCGGAAGGAAGATCACCTTCCTCGATACTCCAGGACACGAGGCGTTCACGGCTATGCGCGCCCGCGGGGCGCAGGTCACTGATGTGGCGGTACTAGTCGTGGCAGCCGACGATGGAGTAATGCCCCAGACAATCGAGGCGGTGAACCACGCGCGGGACGCGAAGGTGCCCATCGTGGTCGCGATAAACAAGATCGACAGGCCAGGCGCTCAGCCTGAGCGAGTTCAGAGGCAGCTTGCAGAGATCGGCCTTGTCTCTGAGGAGTGGGGCGGCGATACTGTCATGGCGCCAGTATCGGCGCTTCGAAGGCAGGGAATCGAAGACCTCCTTGAGATGATCCTTCTCGTGGCCGATATGCGAGATATCAAAGCCAACCCCGACAGACCCGCGTGGGGCACTGTTGTGGAGGCCAGAATTGACCGAGGACGTGGCCCAGTCGCAACGGTGCTGATCCAGAAGGGCACACTGAAGGTGGGCGACAACTGTCTGGTGGGTGAGACGTTCGGCAGGGTGAGAGCGATGGCCGACTACATTGGGCAATCAGTGGAGGTGGCCACCCCATCGATGCCCGTGGAGGTGCTTGGCCTCAGCGAGGTCCCGGAGGCCGGAGACGTGTTCCAGGTCGTCACCGATGAGCGCGAGGCCAAACAGGTCGCAGAGAGACGCGCGGACCGCCGACGCCAATCGGTGATGAAGGATACGAAGAAGGTCTCTCTCGAAGATCTGTTCAGCCAGATCAAGGAGGGAGAGGTCAAGGAGCTCAGGGTAGTCATCAAGGCCGACGTTCAGGGCTCTGTAGAGGCAGTGCGGCAGGCGCTTGAGAAGCTGTCTACCTCCGAGGTCAGGGTCAATGTGATCCACGGCGGAGTGGGAGCGGTGAGCGAGTGGGATGTGATGCTCGCATCTGCATCCAACGCTATCGTGATCGGTTTCAACGTGAGGCCGGACGGTGCAGCGGCGAACTCTGCCGAGATTGAACAGGTTGACGTGAGGCTGTATCGGGTAATCTACGATGCTATCGACGATGTTAAGAAGGCAATGGAAGGGCTTCTAGAGCCTGAGTTCCGCGAGGTTGTGTACGGCCACGCCGAAGTGAGAGAGACGTTCAAGGTGCCCAAGGTGGGAGTGGTGGCAGGCTGCTACATCACTGATGGCAAGGTCACCAGGTCTGCCAGAGTGCGGCTCATTCGTGACGGAGTCGTTGCGTTTGAAGGAAAGATAGCCTCGCTCAAGAGGTTTAAGGATGATGCGCGCGAAGTGGCCGCAGGGTTCGAGTGCGGAATCGGCATAGAGAACTGGAACGATATTCGCGAAAAGGACATCATCGAAGCGTTTGGCAAAGAAGAGGTAAAGCGCGAGCTGTAG
- the rbfA gene encoding 30S ribosome-binding factor RbfA produces MPTHRSDRIRAAFREEISQMLRRDLKDPRLGFVTVTDVEVSGDLQHAKVYVSILGDENSRTQTMHALESAKGYIRSEIGHRVPLRLTPEISFAYDDSIERGAHLLKLIHDVQAGPAGPGDEIEHGEEDRS; encoded by the coding sequence GTGCCAACACATCGCTCCGACCGCATTCGGGCGGCATTCCGTGAAGAGATCTCACAGATGCTCCGCCGCGATCTTAAGGACCCAAGGCTTGGGTTTGTGACCGTAACCGATGTCGAGGTCAGCGGAGATCTGCAGCACGCAAAGGTCTATGTGAGCATTCTCGGCGATGAGAACTCCAGGACCCAGACGATGCATGCTCTGGAGAGCGCGAAAGGATACATCAGATCGGAGATCGGGCATCGTGTTCCGTTGCGGCTTACGCCGGAGATATCGTTCGCCTACGATGATTCCATTGAGCGTGGCGCCCACCTGCTGAAACTCATTCACGACGTGCAGGCGGGCCCCGCTGGGCCTGGGGATGAGATTGAGCATGGCGAGGAGGACCGCAGTTGA
- a CDS encoding bifunctional oligoribonuclease/PAP phosphatase NrnA: protein MNIPDDVLRAIAEASSILITTHVIPDGDAIGSMLGMKMALEQIGLSPVAAISDPVPASLRFLPGAGSVLGPEDLLSSYGVALVLDCGDIERVGRVANAVRGSAAVVNVDHHATNDEFGTYNWVDTQAAATAELAAQIIRALGVEYTPEIAACLYAGISTDTGSFRYSNTRAATLRTAAELIEAGARPWEIAQNIYDSKPYGSLAALAEVILGIEFSCDGLLASMNITAEIMAKHGVSEGDTEGYIGYARSVAGVEAAVAFREAPDGLIRIGFRSKEKVDVARVASDFGGGGHVRASGCTMPGPLPEARSKVMLRLRTALREAGYTWTE from the coding sequence TTGAACATCCCTGATGATGTTCTCCGCGCCATTGCGGAGGCTAGTTCCATTCTCATCACTACCCACGTGATTCCAGATGGCGATGCGATTGGCTCCATGCTGGGGATGAAGATGGCTCTGGAACAGATCGGGCTTTCGCCGGTCGCCGCCATTTCGGACCCGGTGCCTGCTTCTCTTAGGTTCCTTCCCGGAGCGGGATCGGTTCTGGGCCCGGAGGACCTGCTTTCCAGCTACGGCGTTGCACTGGTGCTCGATTGCGGCGATATCGAGCGAGTGGGCCGGGTCGCAAACGCCGTCCGGGGCAGTGCAGCTGTGGTGAACGTTGATCACCACGCCACCAACGACGAGTTCGGCACTTACAACTGGGTGGACACGCAGGCGGCGGCAACGGCTGAGCTGGCAGCGCAGATAATCCGTGCGCTTGGGGTGGAGTACACTCCGGAGATAGCTGCCTGTCTGTATGCGGGGATCTCTACTGACACGGGGTCGTTTCGCTACTCCAACACTCGCGCTGCCACACTGCGGACAGCGGCGGAGCTTATCGAGGCAGGCGCACGGCCGTGGGAGATCGCGCAGAACATATACGACAGCAAACCATACGGCTCCCTTGCAGCTCTGGCTGAGGTGATCCTCGGCATCGAGTTCAGTTGCGACGGATTGCTCGCCTCCATGAACATCACTGCCGAGATAATGGCTAAGCACGGGGTCTCTGAGGGAGATACTGAGGGATACATCGGCTACGCAAGGTCAGTTGCAGGGGTTGAGGCAGCAGTGGCCTTCCGCGAGGCGCCGGATGGGCTCATAAGGATAGGCTTTCGATCCAAGGAGAAGGTGGATGTGGCTCGCGTCGCCTCCGACTTCGGCGGAGGCGGGCACGTGCGGGCATCAGGATGCACTATGCCTGGGCCTCTTCCAGAGGCCAGGTCCAAGGTGATGTTGAGGCTCCGCACAGCGCTCCGGGAGGCTGGCTACACTTGGACGGAATAG
- the truB gene encoding tRNA pseudouridine(55) synthase TruB, whose amino-acid sequence MDGIVAVHKAPGMTSHDVVAMARRITKERSCGHTGTLDPGATGVLVLCFGKSTRLSQFLMDLPKEYVAEMVYGVSTDTGDSEGRITSADSDFAIPLSAVCAAIEGFQGEIEQIPPMVSAVHHEGRRLYELAREGIEVARTPRRVIIHQISPVDVGAWPDPVVPGSRGQIRVRCSKGTYIRTLCQDICKSLGVSGHMGSLVRTESAGFTLAESVTLGQLEEAAREGVLDMMVHEPARGIRHMLTFELTQVESARVACGAPVLRPASSAADGERVGLICPDGSLAAIGLATRAEQGIIIRPVIVFNA is encoded by the coding sequence TTGGACGGAATAGTCGCAGTACATAAGGCGCCCGGGATGACGTCTCACGACGTTGTGGCCATGGCAAGGCGCATCACCAAAGAGCGGTCGTGTGGACACACGGGCACACTGGATCCCGGAGCCACTGGGGTCCTTGTTCTCTGTTTCGGGAAATCCACTCGCCTGTCCCAATTCCTAATGGACCTTCCCAAGGAGTACGTGGCAGAGATGGTCTACGGAGTTTCCACAGATACCGGCGATTCGGAAGGGCGGATCACCTCCGCAGACTCCGACTTCGCCATTCCTCTGTCGGCTGTGTGCGCTGCAATCGAAGGGTTCCAAGGGGAGATCGAGCAGATTCCTCCGATGGTGTCCGCCGTTCACCACGAGGGTCGCAGGCTATATGAACTTGCGCGGGAAGGGATAGAGGTTGCGCGGACCCCGCGGCGAGTGATCATACACCAGATCAGCCCCGTCGATGTAGGCGCCTGGCCGGATCCTGTTGTTCCGGGTTCGCGAGGCCAGATCCGCGTCAGGTGCTCCAAAGGCACCTACATTCGCACTCTGTGCCAGGACATATGCAAGAGCCTTGGAGTATCAGGCCACATGGGATCGCTGGTCCGAACGGAGTCGGCGGGCTTCACATTGGCTGAGTCAGTCACCCTCGGACAGCTTGAGGAGGCGGCCCGTGAAGGCGTGCTCGATATGATGGTGCATGAACCTGCCAGGGGCATCCGGCACATGCTCACCTTCGAGCTTACGCAGGTGGAATCAGCAAGGGTGGCCTGTGGTGCTCCCGTCCTGCGCCCAGCTTCCAGCGCAGCCGATGGAGAGAGGGTGGGGCTGATCTGCCCAGATGGATCCCTCGCAGCTATCGGACTGGCGACTCGTGCGGAACAGGGAATCATCATCCGGCCGGTTATCGTCTTTAATGCCTGA
- the ribF gene encoding riboflavin biosynthesis protein RibF: MQSLLIDGDAHLKDSAHVYVLGVFDGVHLGHQALIREATSRAQARKVGAYTFDVHPLAVIDPPHAPSMIATLPEKLVLLAEAGVDLCVVQRFSHEYAALTPEEFVERVIIDTLGAREIVIGFNYSFGRRGEGSPAILQSLCSARGVAVTCVSPVMQDGLPVASTEIRSAIASGDVERAARLLGRPHRVQGPVVRGRGVGRTIGMPTANVAVAPEISIPADGVYAVIATWRRTPGGARERAAGVCDIGWRPTFPGVTPARVVEAHLLRVDEDLYGLDLRLEFIARLRDEIRFRDPAALRAQVAADIERAMQVLSVYTSSQLC, encoded by the coding sequence ATGCAGTCTTTGTTGATCGATGGCGATGCGCATCTGAAAGACAGCGCCCATGTGTACGTGCTTGGAGTGTTCGACGGGGTTCACCTAGGGCATCAGGCTCTAATACGCGAGGCGACGAGCCGAGCTCAAGCGCGCAAGGTTGGCGCATACACCTTCGATGTGCATCCACTCGCAGTAATAGACCCCCCTCATGCACCTTCCATGATTGCCACACTCCCTGAGAAGCTCGTCCTTCTTGCCGAGGCAGGGGTGGATCTATGCGTTGTGCAGCGATTCAGTCATGAATACGCGGCTCTTACGCCTGAGGAGTTCGTGGAACGAGTCATTATCGATACCCTGGGCGCCCGCGAGATAGTCATTGGGTTCAACTACAGTTTCGGTCGACGTGGAGAGGGCTCCCCAGCCATACTGCAGAGCCTCTGCAGCGCGAGGGGAGTTGCGGTAACCTGTGTTTCGCCTGTAATGCAGGATGGGCTGCCGGTGGCAAGCACGGAGATCAGATCCGCGATCGCTTCCGGGGATGTGGAGAGGGCAGCGCGCCTTCTCGGCAGGCCGCACCGTGTTCAAGGCCCTGTCGTGAGGGGCAGGGGCGTTGGAAGGACCATAGGAATGCCTACGGCGAACGTAGCCGTGGCGCCGGAGATCTCGATTCCAGCTGATGGAGTGTACGCTGTTATTGCAACGTGGCGCCGGACGCCTGGCGGCGCCAGGGAACGGGCAGCAGGCGTGTGCGACATCGGCTGGCGTCCTACGTTCCCCGGCGTCACACCCGCGCGCGTGGTGGAGGCGCACCTGCTGAGAGTGGACGAGGATCTGTATGGGCTTGACTTGAGGCTCGAGTTCATTGCAAGGCTGCGGGATGAGATCCGTTTTCGGGACCCGGCCGCGCTCCGAGCCCAGGTGGCTGCCGACATCGAACGGGCGATGCAGGTTCTCAGCGTTTACACCAGTTCTCAACTATGCTAA
- the rpsO gene encoding 30S ribosomal protein S15, which produces MPEQKKAVIEKYRVHESDTGSPEVQIAILTERINYLTEHLKSHKKDHHSRRGLLKMVGSRRALLDYLKAKDVERYRGIVEKLGLRK; this is translated from the coding sequence ATGCCAGAGCAGAAAAAGGCAGTGATCGAGAAGTACCGAGTGCATGAGTCCGATACCGGGTCTCCAGAAGTCCAGATAGCAATCCTCACAGAACGGATAAACTATCTCACAGAGCATCTGAAATCCCACAAGAAAGACCATCACTCCAGGCGTGGCTTGCTGAAGATGGTAGGCTCGCGCCGAGCGCTTCTCGACTATCTTAAGGCCAAGGATGTGGAGAGATACCGGGGCATCGTTGAGAAGCTCGGGCTCCGCAAGTAG
- the pnp gene encoding polyribonucleotide nucleotidyltransferase: MHQVFEAVVGGRKLVVETGKLAQQASGSVFCRYGDTVVLVTATASKDPREGIDFFPLLVDYEERLYAVGKIPGGFIKREGRPSEAAVLSGRMIDRPIRPLFPEGFRNDVQVVATVMSVEPGVEPSILAMNGASIALSISAIPFEGPIAGVKVGLVDGKFVINPDAEQAEKSSMSVVVAGTRDAVLMVEAGASEAPEATALEAIMFAHEEIKRIIAFQDEIIAAVGVPKTPFTSFDPDPELVAKVRAYAESALDDAVRNSDKLSREESTEAVKADAMAHFAEEMGEDAPMKDIAAVLDKVLKQIVRKMIAVEGIRPDGRALNEIRPLSCEVGLLPRVHGSAMFRRGQTQVITACTLGAVGDEQILDGLGLEESKRYMHHYNFPPYSVGEVKPMRGPGRREIGHGALAERALLPVIPPVEEFPYTIRLVSEVVESNGSSSQASVCGSTLSLMDAGVPIKKPVAGVAMGLVKYEDRFTVLTDIQGLEDALGDMDFKVAGTRDGITAIQMDMKARGISREILEKALEQARQGRLFILDKMLSVIPEPRTELSPYAPRMLTITIDPDKIRDVIGPGGKMIRKIIELTGAKIDIEDDGRVFIASIDMDKAKAAVDMITNLVHDPAPGEVYAGKVTRLMPFGAFVEILPGKEGLVHISQLAHERVAAVEDVVSVGDEISVRVSEIDKQGRINLSRKDLLPKPEGLASDPGPRGPVGGQGAGTGFRPRPFGGGSRPPQGSNGPGRDGEHRR; this comes from the coding sequence ATGCATCAGGTTTTCGAGGCAGTCGTGGGCGGAAGGAAACTAGTCGTCGAAACTGGCAAGCTGGCCCAGCAGGCCAGCGGTTCGGTGTTTTGCCGGTACGGCGACACAGTAGTCCTGGTGACTGCGACGGCCTCTAAGGATCCGAGAGAGGGCATCGATTTCTTTCCCCTCCTTGTGGACTATGAGGAGAGGCTATACGCCGTGGGGAAGATCCCAGGTGGGTTCATCAAGCGGGAGGGCAGGCCAAGTGAGGCAGCCGTACTCTCCGGTCGCATGATCGACAGGCCGATCAGGCCCCTGTTCCCCGAGGGCTTCCGCAACGATGTTCAGGTCGTGGCTACTGTTATGTCGGTTGAGCCGGGCGTTGAGCCTTCCATTCTGGCGATGAATGGCGCGTCAATCGCGCTGTCCATCTCCGCGATTCCGTTCGAGGGCCCCATCGCTGGGGTGAAGGTGGGGCTGGTGGATGGCAAATTCGTGATCAACCCAGATGCGGAGCAGGCCGAGAAGTCCTCGATGTCCGTCGTAGTCGCGGGCACTAGGGATGCCGTGCTTATGGTGGAGGCAGGCGCAAGTGAGGCGCCGGAGGCCACCGCTCTGGAAGCGATCATGTTTGCACATGAGGAGATCAAACGGATAATCGCATTCCAAGATGAGATCATTGCGGCAGTCGGAGTTCCTAAGACGCCGTTCACCTCGTTCGATCCTGATCCGGAACTTGTGGCCAAGGTCCGCGCATATGCAGAGAGTGCGCTCGATGATGCCGTGAGGAACTCGGACAAGCTTTCGCGCGAGGAGAGCACAGAGGCCGTGAAGGCCGATGCCATGGCCCATTTCGCCGAGGAGATGGGCGAGGATGCGCCGATGAAGGACATCGCGGCGGTGCTTGATAAGGTCCTCAAGCAGATAGTGCGCAAGATGATCGCGGTGGAAGGGATCCGCCCAGATGGAAGGGCGCTCAACGAGATTCGCCCGCTTTCCTGCGAGGTGGGCCTCCTGCCTCGGGTTCATGGCTCCGCCATGTTCCGAAGAGGGCAAACTCAGGTCATCACTGCCTGTACGCTCGGCGCCGTTGGGGATGAGCAGATCCTAGACGGGCTCGGCCTCGAGGAGTCCAAGCGCTACATGCACCACTACAACTTCCCTCCCTACAGCGTAGGCGAGGTCAAGCCGATGCGCGGACCCGGCAGGCGTGAAATCGGGCACGGCGCCCTGGCTGAGCGCGCGCTTCTGCCTGTGATCCCTCCGGTGGAGGAGTTCCCGTATACGATTAGGCTGGTATCTGAGGTGGTCGAATCCAACGGTTCGTCAAGCCAGGCATCGGTGTGCGGCAGCACACTCTCTCTTATGGATGCTGGAGTGCCTATCAAGAAGCCGGTGGCGGGCGTAGCGATGGGTCTTGTGAAGTATGAGGATAGGTTCACTGTTCTTACCGACATACAAGGCCTGGAGGACGCGCTGGGCGACATGGACTTCAAGGTGGCCGGGACCCGGGATGGGATAACAGCCATCCAGATGGACATGAAGGCAAGAGGGATCTCCCGGGAGATACTCGAGAAGGCCCTCGAGCAGGCGCGCCAGGGCAGGCTGTTCATCCTCGACAAGATGCTCTCTGTCATCCCTGAGCCTAGGACGGAGCTTTCGCCGTATGCCCCCAGAATGCTCACGATCACGATCGATCCCGACAAGATCCGCGATGTGATCGGGCCCGGCGGCAAGATGATCAGGAAGATCATCGAGCTCACTGGCGCGAAGATCGACATCGAAGACGATGGCAGAGTGTTCATCGCCTCCATAGACATGGATAAGGCCAAGGCTGCGGTGGATATGATCACGAACCTGGTGCATGACCCGGCGCCGGGAGAGGTGTACGCGGGCAAGGTCACTCGCCTGATGCCTTTCGGCGCCTTCGTGGAGATCCTTCCGGGCAAGGAGGGACTGGTGCACATCTCGCAGCTGGCTCATGAGCGAGTGGCCGCGGTCGAGGATGTCGTTAGCGTGGGAGACGAGATCTCAGTGCGCGTGTCCGAGATCGACAAGCAAGGCAGAATCAACCTCTCGCGAAAGGATCTGCTTCCGAAGCCCGAGGGTCTGGCGTCTGATCCTGGGCCACGTGGACCAGTGGGTGGTCAGGGCGCTGGCACTGGTTTTAGACCACGGCCATTCGGAGGCGGTTCTCGTCCGCCTCAGGGCAGCAACGGCCCTGGCAGGGATGGCGAACACCGCCGCTAG
- the buk gene encoding butyrate kinase, producing MGQVESEIKVLVVNPGSTSTRVAIYHGRDQVYTDNIQHPARELAAFPCISDQLEYRKSAVAESLASSGYTASDFDAVVSRGGAVRPVSGGVYKIDEAVIDDVTHRPSTEHAANLGAVIAADIARTAGISAFLVDPISVDEFEPLARLSGLPELPRVSLLHALSIRATAKKAAERLDRKVADINVIVAHMGGGITVCPVKRGRMIDANGANDEGPLSPERSGSIAAKDLAEICFSGKYTERELIFRLTHASGLVAHLGTSDARTIEEMIESGDAHASLVVQAMCCQIAKEIGAMATVLSGDVDAIALTGGLAAWDRVVSDLTARCRFISQILVFPGENEMEALALGALGALLGTEEVKSYAAEAGKCQGEPGRRNGLC from the coding sequence TTGGGCCAAGTCGAATCGGAGATCAAGGTGCTGGTGGTGAACCCAGGTTCTACATCTACCAGGGTGGCCATATATCACGGGCGCGACCAGGTGTACACAGACAATATCCAACACCCCGCACGCGAGCTCGCGGCATTCCCCTGCATATCCGATCAGCTCGAATACAGGAAGTCGGCGGTTGCCGAAAGCCTTGCCTCATCTGGATACACCGCGTCCGATTTCGACGCAGTGGTGTCGCGAGGAGGTGCTGTACGCCCCGTTTCCGGGGGGGTATACAAAATCGATGAGGCAGTGATTGATGATGTCACTCACAGGCCGAGCACGGAGCATGCGGCGAACCTCGGTGCGGTGATCGCAGCGGATATCGCACGTACTGCCGGAATCAGCGCCTTCCTGGTGGATCCCATATCTGTGGACGAATTCGAACCCCTGGCCAGGCTTTCGGGCCTCCCCGAGCTGCCCCGGGTTTCGCTCTTGCATGCGCTCTCGATTCGCGCTACTGCTAAGAAGGCGGCGGAGCGCCTGGACCGTAAGGTGGCGGATATCAATGTGATCGTCGCACACATGGGCGGTGGGATCACGGTATGTCCAGTGAAACGCGGGCGCATGATCGACGCCAATGGGGCAAACGACGAGGGGCCGCTCTCTCCGGAACGATCTGGGTCAATCGCGGCGAAGGACCTTGCGGAGATATGTTTCTCGGGCAAGTACACTGAACGGGAACTCATATTCAGGCTGACCCATGCCTCAGGGCTTGTGGCTCACTTGGGAACTAGCGATGCCAGGACGATTGAGGAGATGATCGAGAGCGGCGATGCCCACGCATCGCTGGTGGTGCAGGCAATGTGCTGCCAGATCGCCAAGGAGATCGGGGCGATGGCGACGGTGCTCTCGGGTGATGTGGACGCCATAGCGCTCACCGGCGGGCTTGCTGCCTGGGATCGGGTGGTGTCGGACCTCACTGCAAGGTGCAGATTCATATCTCAGATCCTCGTGTTCCCCGGAGAGAACGAGATGGAGGCTCTCGCCCTCGGCGCGCTTGGGGCGCTGCTTGGCACTGAGGAGGTCAAGTCGTATGCCGCAGAGGCGGGGAAATGCCAGGGAGAACCAGGGAGGAGGAACGGGCTGTGCTGA